Within the Pseudomonadota bacterium genome, the region GTTCGATGAAGGCAGACAGCTCGATACCTGCGGCCTGACCGACGCATGCCTGCAGCGCCTCGGTGAGCAAGCCCGGCAGATCACCGAACTTGTGCAGCGCGCGGTGCGCGAATTCCCAGGAGCGCGGCGACGGAAACGCCACCGGGTTGTGCGCCGGGTCGAACTCGAACAGCAGCTCCGGTCGGAAGCGCAGAAAGGCGATCAGGCGCTCGTCGATGTCGTGCGCATAGGCCCAGGCCACCCAGTCGTCGAGGTTGACGTCGACCTCGAAATGCGAGAACCGGTTGGCCAGCGGCGCCGGCATGGTATAGGTGACGCCGCGATCGCCCTGGCGGTTGCCGGCCGCGAAGATCGCCCAGCCGTCCGGCACCGTGTAGGCACCGAGCCGGCGATCCAGGATCAGCTGGTAGGCGGCGGCCGAGACGCTCGGCGGCACCGAGGTGATCTCGTCGAGAAACAGGATGCCCTGGGCGCCGTGGCGCTGTGCATCCGGCAGCATGGCGGGCACCGCCCACTCCACGTGACCCTCGGCACGGAACGGGATGCCGCGCAGGTCGCTCGGCTCCATCTGCGACAGGCGGATGTCGATGACCGGCATGCCGTGACGCTCGGCGACCTGTGCCACCATCTGCGACTTGCCCACGCCCGGCGGCCCCCACAGCATGACCGGGGTGTGTTGACCGTGGACGGCGGCCTGAAACTCGCGTTCAAGCACGGTGAGCAGCTGGGCTGGACGCATGGAATTTCCTTGATACTGGCGTTTCGCAAACTCGTTCCGAACGCTGCATTCTACTGGCTTCGCGCCACAAAATCATGGCATCGCCGGACCCTGGCTGCCTGGCAGACTAGGCCTGTCCGCACAGGCGCGCGATGCCGTCGCGGAGCTGCCGGCTGACGTCGCCGGGTTCGTCGAGCAGCGACTGGACCAGCCGGAACAGGGGATACCGCCGCGTGTCGAGCAGCCGGAACCGGGCAACCATTTCGAGGGTGTGGATGCCTTCCCCCGCCAGCCGGCCGCATTCACCGTGCGCCAGCCGGCGTCCGAGCGCGCGGTGGTGGGAACCCGCGCTGGTGGCGGTGGTAATGAGATCGCCGAGCCCGGCCAGCTGCTGCGCGGTTGCCGCCTGCCCGCCCCTGTCCGCGACGATGGCCTGCATCTCGCGCAATGCCGCGACGGCGAGGAAGCCGCGCACGTTGTCACCCAGTCCGAGCTCGTCCGCGGCGCCGAACAGCATGGCGTAGACATTCTTCAGCACCGAGGACCAGGAAATCCCGGTGATGTCCGCGCTGTATTCCAGCGCCAGGCCGCTGCCGGCGAACAGGTCGGCGATCACGACGAAATCCGCCGCTGCCGCAAGCCCCGTCTGCGCGAAGGCGGGACGGCCGGCGCGGATCTCTTCCGCGATCATCGGACCGTACAGGACACCGTAACGGCGCGCGCCACCGTACACCTCGGCCAGGATCTGCGCCGCCGGTCGCGCCTGGTCATCCAGACCCTTCGCGACGCTGAGCGAGATGCTATGCGGCGCCAACGCCGGCAGCACGCGGGCCGCGAGGGCGCCGAGCGGCGTGACCGGCACGCAGTAGATGACGAAATCCGCGGCACCCGCGGCCGCCTCCAGTGCGACCGGGGGATGGCCCGCCGGCGGCCGGATGTCCCAGAACGAAAGCCGGTGGCGCTGGCCCAGCAGGGACTCCATGGCATGCCCCATCTCGCCATAGCCGATGACGAGCACGGCTTTACCGGCGGCGGCCACGTGCGCGTCCGGAATCCGGGGCGTTACCGGAGGAAACTGCAGATGTAGTCGGTGGGGGTATGGACCCGCACGGTGAACGCCGCGGCACCCGGCACGCTGAAGGATTCGCCGGCGCCGACAGCTTGCCATGCCGTGCTGCCCGGCAGCAGCACCTCGAGCTCACCCGACTGGATCTCCATGACCTCCGGATCCCCGGTATTGAATTCGTATTCGCCCGGCTGCATGAAACCGAGCGTTTTCAAGGAACCGTCGGGGAAATGCAGGGTACGGCTGGTCACCCTGCCGTCGAAGTAGATGTTGGCGCGTTTCACGACCGTGACGTTGTTGAATTCAGACATGCGCGTGTTCCTTGTTTGTGGCGTGGTCAGGCCCGGATAGTGTAGGGAATCGGCCGCGCGAACTCCATGCATGGCCGCCGCGTCAAGGCGTCCGGAACCGGTAGGAATAGGACGATGGCGAGGTCAGGCGCTCCTGTGCCAGGTAATTGGTCGTCGCCCACTCCGTCACCCGCTCCCGCCCGTCCAGATCGAACCGGGCGCGGACGGTCCAGAAATAGCGGCTGTCGGCCTGCAGGCCGTCCTGCACCGTGTGGGCCGCATCGAGCAGACCCTCGCGCCAGTACACGATCGCGGCCGGCGCCAGGTTGCGTTCGCGCGCGATCACCAGATCGTAACGCACGTTGCGGATGCGGCCAGCCAGGTCCGGCGCCTGTTCCAGGTCGCCCGCACGCGGAAAGGACTGCCAGCGCAGCGTCGGATGCAGGCTGTCGACGCGGGTCCACTCGAACGCGTCGCCGATCAGCGCCGTCCCGGTCAGCTGGCCGCGGGTGGCCGGCGCCAGCGGCGCCAGCCCGAAGGCACCCGCCAGTACGCCGGCGGCATGCATGGACCGGTCGGGAAAGGGATACAGCAGGAAGATGCTGTCGTGAATGTGGCTGCCCAGGGCCGCGTAGCCCGCCTCCAGGCCCGCCTGCAGCGCCCGTCCCCGGTCGGCCGACCAATCCTGCAGTTTCAGCGCCGGTCCCGCGTATTCGTAATCCGCACTGAAGCGCGCGCTGTTGTCCGCGGTGCGCACGACCCGTACCTGCGCCTGCATGACCAGCCTGACGGGGGCGTTGATACCGCCTCCCGCCGTACCCGCGCGGGTCAGCGCCACCTCCACCACCGTGTCCACGCCGGCAGCGGCCAGCACCCGGTAGTCCTGCCCGGCCCGGGCCTGCTCCAGCAGCGCGACCGGTGGTTGCGCCAGATTTCCACCCGCCGCCGTGACCCGCGTCGCGACCCGGTGCACCAGCGTGTCCTGGATCGTGGCAGGCTGCAGCATACCGGCCAGCAGCTGCTCGCGCTGCTGCACTGCGCCGGCGCCCTGCGCCGTGCCGGCACCCACGACGCCACCGATCACGCCGGCCGTTGTGCAGATGCCGAGCATGATGATCATGACCGCGCCGCAGAATTCTCCGGAACAGCTGCCGCCCTGCCCCAATCCGCCCATGCAGGCGAGGAACGTGGTTCCGGCACCCTGCGCGGCACCCTCGCCCCTGCCGTGCGCGAAACCCTCGAAGCGGATGTCCGCGGCATGTCCGGCGCTGACCACGGCCACGCGCCCGAGCGTATCCTGCCAGTCTGTGGTCGGCACGCGTACCTGCAGGCCGGCGCAGCCGCTGTGCAGGACAAATACCGGCAGCAGCAACCAGACGGCGATACGCCGCACCGGCAGCTGCAGCAATGTCATGCGTCGGTGCAAGGGCATGCGAACCGCGACCGGATCGTCGCGCTCAGCGCAGCGGCGCGACCCGGCCGGTTGCCAGGAACGCGAGG harbors:
- a CDS encoding MoxR family ATPase, which translates into the protein MRPAQLLTVLEREFQAAVHGQHTPVMLWGPPGVGKSQMVAQVAERHGMPVIDIRLSQMEPSDLRGIPFRAEGHVEWAVPAMLPDAQRHGAQGILFLDEITSVPPSVSAAAYQLILDRRLGAYTVPDGWAIFAAGNRQGDRGVTYTMPAPLANRFSHFEVDVNLDDWVAWAYAHDIDERLIAFLRFRPELLFEFDPAHNPVAFPSPRSWEFAHRALHKFGDLPGLLTEALQACVGQAAGIELSAFIEHLDKLPDIDAIVRGEKVRVPKETDLQYAVAAALVGRAIRARSADDAALVYGNILDYAGTFPHREMGVMLVSDMYRAIGQDIFAVPQFSKWANIVADVMLYDG
- a CDS encoding pyrimidine/purine nucleoside phosphorylase, whose product is MSEFNNVTVVKRANIYFDGRVTSRTLHFPDGSLKTLGFMQPGEYEFNTGDPEVMEIQSGELEVLLPGSTAWQAVGAGESFSVPGAAAFTVRVHTPTDYICSFLR